A single genomic interval of Musa acuminata AAA Group cultivar baxijiao chromosome BXJ3-4, Cavendish_Baxijiao_AAA, whole genome shotgun sequence harbors:
- the LOC135581716 gene encoding uncharacterized protein LOC135581716 has protein sequence MESVTGHFQCIDTHEEVEFHDQHGAFGFTSSSGDAYSCYQNTNTIHEAYREQLNNTNTLGGRAMAPHIFSLESYHGSSSHKSKMNPFAVETPVTCSTGDSRDFCNSFQNTFFTSRNSSFDLTEQQNAAAVQAQVQVTPNTKFLSISHHPENSGVTYLKTVNCSSNIFNMPMMEHGLSSDSPSSSKFALHDSIPKARSSNVVKACIYGAEKLPLPLGALYGSKPSGLFSSFASEHLNDFVTDPSDLTPENPLLCHPKDALVASHCHQQSEHVIDDVTTQMNENLLGARSIPAGPTGYNLINGSSGKQVESSISAAVNSLVLENDKEQSSLSPVQPLSDNDLFDGMQLDMRPKDFVHELWDDNTGHNSCSNMSADSDCISVTEMGLRPRGDKGLFSESSLQQLLDAIVGDHLNKASSHGSAAKYVHAISGPNLENQFSTSLVGPSVYSNLVPSLGVPTINGTSGVLLPYCNSEIGHGSPKQELSNTTVCSWIDDSCSMNTENSVLNQPKKPEEAAKVVKKRARPGESTRPRPKDRQQIQDRLKELREIVPNGAKCSIDALLDKTIKHMLFLQSVTKYADKLKQADEPKIIGEESGVVLKDNSGGVGGGGATWAYEVAGQTMVCPIIVEDLTPPGQMLVEMVCEDRGLFLEIADIIRGFGLIILKGIMEIRERKIWARFLVEANREVTRMDIFLSLIQLLQQNSCLRSGDLANKVMDKGAPVFPGYHQSPIVSSS, from the exons ATGGAGAGCGTGACAGGACATTTCCAATGCATAGATACTCATGAAGAAGTGGAGTTTCATGATCAGCATGGAGCATTTGGTTTTACAAGTTCTTCAGGAGATGCTTATTCCTGTTACCAGAACACCAATACAATCCATGAAGCCTATAGAGAGCAGCTAAATAACACCAACACTTTAGGTGGACGAGCTATGGCTCCCCATATATTCTCTTTGGAGTCTTATCATGGTTCCAGTTCTCATAAAAGCAAAATGAATCCTTTTGCAGTAGAAACCCCAGTAACTTGTTCTACTGGTGATTCTAGAGACTTCTGCAACTCATTCCAGAATACATTCTTCACGAGTAGAAATTCCTCATTTGACTTGACAGAGCAACAAAATGCAGCCGCTGTTCAAGCTCAAGTTCAAGTGACACCCAATACCAAATTTCTATCTATTTCTCATCATCCAGAAAATTCAGGTGTGACATACTTGAAGACAGTTAATTGCTCTAGCAACATTTTTAATATGCCAATGATGGAGCACGGGCTGTCATCTG ATTCTCCATCGTCTAGCAAATTTGCATTACATGATTCCATTCCCAAAGCAAGATCTTCAAATGTTGTCAAAGCTTGCATTTATGGCGCAGAGAAGTTACCTTTGCCTTTGGGTGCTCTATACGGTAGCAAGCCTTCTGGCCTTTTCTCCTCTTTTGCTTCAGAGCATCTAAATGATTTTGTCACTGATCCTTCAGACTTGACACCTGAAAATCCTTTATTATGTCATCCTAAAGATGCTTTAGTGGCTAGCCATTGTCATCAACAATCAGAGCATGTTATTGATGATGTAACAACACAAATGAATGAGAACCTGCTGGGTGCCAGGTCTATACCTGCTGGACCTACTGGCTACAACTTGATTAATGGATCATCTGGGAAGCAAGTTGAGAGTTCCATTTCAGCTGCAGTTAATTCACTGGTCCTAGAAAATGATAAAGAGCAGTCTTCATTATCACCTGTGCAACCACTTTCTGATAATGACCTGTTTGATGGCATGCAGTTAGATATGAGGCCAAAAGACTTTGTGCATGAGTTGTGGGATGATAATACTGGCCATAACAGTTGTTCGAATATGAGTGCTGATTCAGATTGCATCTCAGTGACAGAGATGGGCTTACGTCCTCGTGGTGATAAAGGGCTGTTCTCAGAATCTAGTCTTCAACAATTACTGGATGCTATTGTCGGTGACCACCTAAATAAAGCATCTTCTCATGGTTCTGCTGCCAAATATGTTCATGCCATATCTGGTCCTAATTTGGAGAATCAATTTTCTACTAGTTTGGTTGGACCTTCAGTGTACAGCAATCTGGTTCCATCACTAGGTGTTCCTACCATAAATGGTACATCTGGTGTTCTGTTGCCTTACTGTAACTCTGAAATTGGTCATGGATCTCCAAAACAAGAACTCTCAAACACCACCGTCTGTTCATGGATTGATGATAGCTGCAGTATGAATACTGAGAATTCTGTTCTGAATCAGCCCAAGAAGCCTGAAGAAGCTGCAAAAGTTGTTAAGAAAAGGGCAAGACCTGGTGAAAGTACACGGCCAAGACCAAAAGATCGTCAACAGATACAAGATCGTCTCAAAGAATTGAGGGAGATTGTGCCCAATGGTGCAAAG TGTAGCATTGATGCTCTATTGGACAAAACGATCAAACATATGCTCTTTTTGCAAAGTGTGACAAAGTATGCAGACAAACTCAAACAAGCTGATGAGCCCAAG ATTATTGGTGAGGAGAGTGGTGTTGTTTTAAAAGACAATTCTGGTGGTGTTGGCGGTGGTGGTGCAACCTGGGCATATGAAGTGGCAGGGCAAACAATGGTCTGTCCAATAATAGTTGAGGATCTCACACCCCCTGGCCAGATGCTAGTTGAG ATGGTTTGTGAAGACCGAGGACTCTTTCTTGAGATAGCAGATATCATACGTGGATTCGGCTTGATAATCTTGAAGGGAATAATGGAGATTCGTGAGCGTAAAATTTGGGCAAGATTCCTGGTTGAG GCAAACAGGGAGGTGACGAGGATGGATATATTTTTGTCACTCATCCAACTTTTACAACAAAACAGCTGCTTGAGATCCGGTGATCTAGCGAATAAGGTCATGGATAAAGGAGCTCCAGTGTTCCCTGGATATCATCAATCTCCTATTGTTAGTTCCAGTTAG